CGTCCCCGCCCAAACGGCCAGCATCGCCAGAACGCGCTTGAAGGACGGAACCCTTCTGTCCGCCACCGCCTCCAGCAGCATGGCCATCCAGACGAACTGAAAGAGGAGGACGACGGCCACCGACGGCCCGAGACGGTCGATGGCCAGATTCAGAAAAACCGTCGTGCCGCCCATTCCCGTTACGCCCAACAACGCCAGCTGCACCCAAGGTCCGCGGAACGGATTCATGCGCGCTTTCGGCGTTGCCGCCACAAGCAGCCATAACAGCACGGCCGCACATGCATTTTGCGCCGCGGCCAGCGCAGTCGGCTCCCATCCGTCGTCAAGCGCCAGTTTCGTGAGCGGCGACAACAAACCGTAACCGCAAGCGCCGGCCAGCACGAGCGCGGCCGCTCCACTCCGGCCGAGGGCGTCTTTTCGTTTTTCCGTCACGTTACGATCGCACCCGTTCATCCGGTGTTCCGCATGCCGGCCGCAATGCCGTTAATGGTCAACAACACTTCCCTCAGCAATTCCGGATCGTCCCCGCCGCGTTCGCGCAAGGCGCGCAGCTCGGTCAGCAGCCGCACCTGCAGATGGCTCAACGGATCGACATACGGATTGCGCAAACGGATCGACTCCTGCAACACCGGCACATTGTCCAAAATGCCCTGCTGACCCGTAATGTCGAGAATCATGCGCGACGTCAGCTCATATTCTTCCCGGATCATGCCGAAAATGCGTTCCGCCGTCCGTCGGTCGCGCACCATCCCGGCGTATTCCTCGGCGATCAAAAGATCCGCCTTGGCCAGCGCCATTTGCAGATTGTCGATCAGCGACCGGAAAAACGGCCACTCGCGATACATCCGCCGCAGCTGCTCCAACCGGGCGGGATCGTCGCCGACATACGCCCGAAACCCCGTGCCCGCCGCATACCAGGCTGGAAACAAATAGCGGCTCTGCGTCCACGAAAACACCCACGGAATGGCGCGCAAATCCTCGAATCGGTCGCTGTTTTTTCGTTTGACGGGCCGCGATCCGATGTTCAACTCACCGATTTCCGGAAGCGGCGTCGATTCCTTGAAAAACGCGAGAAAATCCGGATCGCGGTAGACGAGATCCTGATACTTTTTGCGCGCATGCTCCGAAATGACGCGCATCGCATCTTCCCAAGCCGGATCCGCCAGCTGCGTCCTCGGCCGGCGCGCCATTTCCCCTGCCAATACCAGCGCCCACGTCGCCTGCTCCAGGCTGCGGTAAGCGATGCCTTTCAGCGAGTAACGCTGCGAAAGCACTTCGCCCTGTTCCGTAATCTTAATGCCGCCTCCGAGCGTCTCCGGAGGCTGCGCCAGAATACTGCGGTTCAACGGCATGCCGCCACGACCGAGCGCGCCGCCGCGACCATGGAAAAATTTTACTTTTATACCGAATTCATCAGCTGCGTCGGTGAGCGTCCGAAGCGCCGTCCAAAGCTCCCAGTTTGCCGTCACGACCCCGCCGTCTTTGTTGCTGTCGGAATAACCGATCATGATTTCCTGCAGGTCGCCGAACGCTTCGACGCTCTTGCGGTACGCCGGAATGCGGAACACCGTCGTCATGATGTCCGGCGCCGCATGCAGATCCTCGATCGTCTCGAACAACGGCACGGGCTGCAACCGGCAATGAACGCGTCCGTCGCTGTCGACGCGATAAAGGCCGGCTTCCTTGGCAAACACGAGAACTTCCAACAGGTCGCTCGGCCCCTGCGACATACTGATCAAATAACTGCGCACCGACTCCGGACCGAACACCTCATGCGCCCGCGCCACCGTATGAAAAACGTCGAGACATTCCTTCGTCGCCTCCGAATATTCGCAAAACGGCGACGTCACCGGCCGTGGGTCTTCCAGAAGGCTCGAAAGCAACCGGACTTTTTCGTCTTCGGACATCGAGGCGTAATCCGTGGCCAACCCCATTTTCGCCAAAATTTCCGCCATCGCCCCCTCGTGTTCCTTGCTGTGCTGGCGAATGTCGAGCGTCGCCAAATGAAACCCGAACAACTCTACTTGCCGGATCAGCCGACGCACGTACTTGTCCGCGAAATAATCAGCCAAATGATTACGGAGGCTGCGGTCGATGATTTGCAAGTCCCGCATCAACTCACGAGAAGATGCGTACCTGACGGACGGCGGCTTCGACAGATCGGCCGTATTCCGGATTTTCTCCAGCATATAGGAAACCTTGATCCGATACGGCTCCTTCTCATTGCGCCAGACGTCTTCCGCCTTCAGCCCCAACCGTTCGCCGTCCTCCCGGATCGACGCCAGCAATTCCTTCGTCACGTCGACCAGCGTACTGCTGAAACTGAGCAGTCTTCGCAAATGGCGCAGCGCCTCTTCGTATTTGGACAGGATGGTATGTCGATGCATGACAAGCGTCTGCCACGTCACATCGGCCGTCACCGACGGATTACCGTCGCGGTCGCCGCCGATCCACGAACCGAACTTCAAATAGCTCGGCACATGCCATTTCCGCTCGGGGTAATATTTGGTCAGACATCGCTCGAGTTCCTCATAGACGTCGGGCAACACGTCGAACAGCGTCTCATCGAAATAATAGAGGCCGTTTCGGACTTCATCGAGAACGGTCGGCTTGCGGTCGCGCAACTCGTCCGTCTGCCAAAGCGTCAACACTTCACTCAGCAATTTTTCCCGCAGATGTTCACGCTCCCGGAACGTCAGCGTCGGGTCGTCCAGCGCCATAATGTCTTGCGCGATCCGCTGGTGAATGTCGAGAATCGCGCGGCGAACCGCTTCGGTCGGATGAGCCGTCATGACGAGCTCCAGCGAAATGCGGTTCAAAATTTGTTCCACTTCGTCCGCCGTCACTCCGCGGTTTTTCAGTTCGAACACCGCGCTTTCGATCGAACCGGGCTGAAAGCCTTCCCCCGCTGAACGCTCGTAGTCGCGCTTGCGCCTGAGCCGGTGGTTTTGCTCGGCGATGTTGACCAGCTGAAAATAAATCGCGAACGCGCGGATGACCTGGCGGCGCATGCCCGGTGCAAGCGACGCGATTTTCCGCTTCAGTTCCGCCAGCATTTCCGGATTTGGCGACGTGCGGAGGGCAATGCTCGTCTTGCGGATATCCTCGACGATGTCGAGCAGTTGCCTGCCGCCCAGATGGACCAACACTTCGCCCAAAATGTTGCCCAAAAACCGCACGTCCCGCCTGAGTAGCTGATATGAAGTGGCTTTCGGCGATTCTTTCGTCGCAGTGTCGGTCACGGCCGCTCACCCCATCCTTAGTCTATTCGACAAAAATCGGGGACTTTCCTTCACGAAGCGACATGCGAACATAATAAAAAATCCCTTGCGGCGGCGCAAGGGATCCGTTCAAAAGCGGGTGATGGGAATCGAACCCACGTTACCA
Above is a genomic segment from Candidatus Reconcilbacillus cellulovorans containing:
- a CDS encoding phosphoenolpyruvate carboxylase, whose product is MTDTATKESPKATSYQLLRRDVRFLGNILGEVLVHLGGRQLLDIVEDIRKTSIALRTSPNPEMLAELKRKIASLAPGMRRQVIRAFAIYFQLVNIAEQNHRLRRKRDYERSAGEGFQPGSIESAVFELKNRGVTADEVEQILNRISLELVMTAHPTEAVRRAILDIHQRIAQDIMALDDPTLTFREREHLREKLLSEVLTLWQTDELRDRKPTVLDEVRNGLYYFDETLFDVLPDVYEELERCLTKYYPERKWHVPSYLKFGSWIGGDRDGNPSVTADVTWQTLVMHRHTILSKYEEALRHLRRLLSFSSTLVDVTKELLASIREDGERLGLKAEDVWRNEKEPYRIKVSYMLEKIRNTADLSKPPSVRYASSRELMRDLQIIDRSLRNHLADYFADKYVRRLIRQVELFGFHLATLDIRQHSKEHEGAMAEILAKMGLATDYASMSEDEKVRLLSSLLEDPRPVTSPFCEYSEATKECLDVFHTVARAHEVFGPESVRSYLISMSQGPSDLLEVLVFAKEAGLYRVDSDGRVHCRLQPVPLFETIEDLHAAPDIMTTVFRIPAYRKSVEAFGDLQEIMIGYSDSNKDGGVVTANWELWTALRTLTDAADEFGIKVKFFHGRGGALGRGGMPLNRSILAQPPETLGGGIKITEQGEVLSQRYSLKGIAYRSLEQATWALVLAGEMARRPRTQLADPAWEDAMRVISEHARKKYQDLVYRDPDFLAFFKESTPLPEIGELNIGSRPVKRKNSDRFEDLRAIPWVFSWTQSRYLFPAWYAAGTGFRAYVGDDPARLEQLRRMYREWPFFRSLIDNLQMALAKADLLIAEEYAGMVRDRRTAERIFGMIREEYELTSRMILDITGQQGILDNVPVLQESIRLRNPYVDPLSHLQVRLLTELRALRERGGDDPELLREVLLTINGIAAGMRNTG